The DNA sequence GTTAATAGTTGTTTTTAAAGTTGCGCGCTGTTCTGCAAACTTAACAACTAGCTTCGCACGTTTTACTTCACGCGCTTTCATTGATTGTTTAGCCATTGCTTATCACCTTACTTACGGAATGGGAAGTTAAAGGCAGACAGCAATGCTCGCCCTTCTTCATCAGTCTTAGCTGAAGTAGTAATTGTGATATCTAAACCACGTACTTTATCAACTTTATCGTAATCGATTTCAGGGAAAATGATTTGCTCACGTACACCCATACTGTAGTTACCACGACCATCGAATGACTTAGCATTCAGGCCACGGAAATCACGTACACGTGGAATAGCGATTGTTACCAAACGCTCAAAAAATTCCCACATACGTGATCCACGTAGAGTTACTTTACAACCAATCGGGTAGCCTTCACGAATTTTGAAGCCAGCCACAGAGCGGCGTGCTTTAGTAATTAGTGGCTTTTGACCTGAGATAGCTGCCATATCTGACGCTGCGTTCTCTAGGACTTTTTTATCAGCCAGTGCTTCACCAACACCCATGTTCAGGGTGATTTTCTCTATTCGAGGGACTTGCATGACAGACGTATAGCCGAATTGCGTTTGCAAATCAGACACCACGTTGTCTTTATAGAAATCATGCAGTTTCGCCATCGTAAACTCCAGTTACTTCACAAGTTCATTATTAGATTTGAAAAAACGCACTTTTTTGCCGTCTTCAAGTCTAAATCCAACACGATCCGCTTTACCCGTTGCCGAGTTAAGGATCGCAACATTTGATATTTGCATTGGTGCTGACTGTTCAATAATACCACCAGCTACATCCGCTTGCGGATTTGGCTTTTGGTGTTTCTTAACAGTGTTTACACCTTCAATAATTATTTTACCGTTAGATAAAACTGTTTTAATTGTTCCAGTTTTACCTTTATCTTTTCCAGTAATCACAATTACTTGATCATCACGTTTAATTTTAACTGCCATTTTCGGTTCCTTACAGTACTTCTGGCGCCAGTGAAACAATCTTCATAAATTTTTCATTACGAAGTTCACGAGTTACAGGGCCAAAGATACGTGTGCCGATAGGCTGGTTATTTGCGTTCAACATAACCGCTGCATTACGATCAAATCGAATGACAGCACCATCGGGACGACGTACACCTTTTCTGGTACGCACAACCACAGCCGAATGAACATCACCTTTTTTAACTTTACCACGAGGAATTGCTTCCTTCACAGTAACTTTGATGATATCACCTATTGCTGCATAACGGCGGTGCGAGCCACCAAGGACCTTAATACACATTACGCGTCGGGCGCCTGAGTTATCGGCGACATCCAGCACACTTTGCATTTGGATCATTACAGTGCTCCGCTATTTTACTATGATTACTCATTAAGAGTTGTTTACCCGCTTTTTCAGGGTGAGGCATAATACCACAACTTTATGAGAAAGATAGTCTAAAAAAACGGCACCTTTATAAAAGATGCCGTTTATACATATATAAATAAGGTTTAATATTAAACTTTATTTACGATTTCTACCAATGTCCAAGACTTAGTCTTAGAAAGTGGACGGCATTCACTGATTAAAACAGTGTCACCTTCACTACATTGATTAGTTTCATCATGCACATGTAGCTTAGTCGTACGTCTCATGAACTTACCGTATAACGGGTGTTTCACTTTACGTTCGATAGCAACAACGATAGATTTATCCATCTTTGCACTGATCACTTTTCCTTGAAGAGTACGAGTTCTAGATTCGCTCATTACGCACCTGCCTTCTGATTTAATACTGTCTTAACACGGGCGATGTCACGGCGTACTTGTTTAACCAAGTGTGCCTGTGCTAACTGATCTGTGTTTAACTTCATACGTAAGTCAAATTGCTCACGTAATAGTCTTAGAAGTTCAGCATTAAGCTCTTCAACGCTTTTTTCTTTAAGTTCGTTAGCTTTCATTACATCACCTTACGAGTTACGAAAGTGGTTGCCAAAGGAAGTTTAGCTGCTGCTAGAGCAAATGCTTCGCGAGCTAATTTCTCAGGAACACCTTCCATTTCATAAAGGACTTTACCCGGTTGAGTTTGAGCAACATAGTACTCAACATTACCTTTACCTTTACCTTGA is a window from the Psychromonas ingrahamii 37 genome containing:
- the rplE gene encoding 50S ribosomal protein L5, encoding MAKLHDFYKDNVVSDLQTQFGYTSVMQVPRIEKITLNMGVGEALADKKVLENAASDMAAISGQKPLITKARRSVAGFKIREGYPIGCKVTLRGSRMWEFFERLVTIAIPRVRDFRGLNAKSFDGRGNYSMGVREQIIFPEIDYDKVDKVRGLDITITTSAKTDEEGRALLSAFNFPFRK
- the rplX gene encoding 50S ribosomal protein L24; protein product: MAVKIKRDDQVIVITGKDKGKTGTIKTVLSNGKIIIEGVNTVKKHQKPNPQADVAGGIIEQSAPMQISNVAILNSATGKADRVGFRLEDGKKVRFFKSNNELVK
- the rplN gene encoding 50S ribosomal protein L14, with amino-acid sequence MIQMQSVLDVADNSGARRVMCIKVLGGSHRRYAAIGDIIKVTVKEAIPRGKVKKGDVHSAVVVRTRKGVRRPDGAVIRFDRNAAVMLNANNQPIGTRIFGPVTRELRNEKFMKIVSLAPEVL
- the rpsQ gene encoding 30S ribosomal protein S17, with product MSESRTRTLQGKVISAKMDKSIVVAIERKVKHPLYGKFMRRTTKLHVHDETNQCSEGDTVLISECRPLSKTKSWTLVEIVNKV
- the rpmC gene encoding 50S ribosomal protein L29, translating into MKANELKEKSVEELNAELLRLLREQFDLRMKLNTDQLAQAHLVKQVRRDIARVKTVLNQKAGA